The Triticum aestivum cultivar Chinese Spring chromosome 5A, IWGSC CS RefSeq v2.1, whole genome shotgun sequence genomic sequence TTCTTCTTGCGCTACCGGTTTTAGTGTTGTTTCTTtggttctttttatttatttccatttctaattctttttcctattttattttctAAGTTTTCTTTTTTCTACTATTCCCTTGTGTATTTCTTCttcacttttttattttttattttacctTTTCCTGTTTTTTCTTAAACGTTTACACAGTAACAATTTTTAAATGCAATATGAACATGTTCTAATACACGATGAATGATTTCTGAAATACATGAGGAACATTCTTTAGGAAAAGTTTGAAACTTTACAATACACGTTTTGACTTTTCAAAGTTGAAGGGTAAAAGTGACCTCGTGAGCACAAAGTCCTTACTGGAAAGTACAAACAATACCACAATAGAAATTGATCTATGGGCCCAAGTGCTCCTTATCCGTCGACATGTTGGACTGCTGCTTATTGGTCCGAATCTCGCCATAAAAGTAGGAGATGAAACCCCAGATAGAAATCGCGAGGGCGACACCTTTGGTGCCATTGAATAGCTCATGGAAGAAAAGGATGGCAAACACCTCGGTGACCGAGATGAGCAATGTCATGATGACACCCGCGAGCAGCGCCGAGCCGTAGAAGATGGCACCAATCGTGCCGATGAAGTAGCACTGGAAAGCCGTGGCTGAACTAACTAGCATAAAGTAGTAGCCTGCCTCGCCGAGGTCGAACCTCCGTGCTTCATCTGGAATTTCCTGCACTCTTTCAAAGGAAATCCTTAATTTCTTTCGGTTATTGGTGTTCCTCTTAAAATCAAAATTTCAATTCCTTGAACAAGAAAATGTATAGAAAACACCAATTGCATATGGCACTTTGATGGTGAGTGAAGTTAAGCTCACAAACATAAAATTAGGTAGCTCAATGTTTTTTATTATTCTAAATCATAGTTAATGTTTTTAACCAATGGATCAAgacactaccccccccccccccacgcgtgTGATTACACCAAACTTACCCCACACCATTAAGCCTTGCCGCCACCCTTGCATCCATCATTGCCGCTGCTCCACATTGTTTCCGCCTCCACCTTAATGCTCTGGTGCGGCCACATGTTGAGTTCATGCATGTTTTCAAATAAAAACTAATACATTGTCTAGAAAATGGATTAAAATTTGACATTTGCTCCATAAGCTTACTCCAAGTTCTTTTTGCAAAATATAACATTTTTTATGAGCTCACTTTTCTCCACCTCTCATGTAGGGGTGAAACTGGATCAAATTTGGACGGATAATGCCTATACCATGTCTTATTCCATATTTATTTTCGGATCAGGGAACGGGACAGATGCAAATTTCATTACCAGGTTATGCGGATTCAAACACGGTATGGTAACGGGACGACCTTAGATCAGAAACGGTCAACTACCACATGCATATATGGAGAAtatataaatcaaataaacaatGGGCAAGTATTTCTACTTATACACTTTTTAAAAAAGCATACGTCTTGTCTCATAGGCGAATATAACATTCACCTATTGCTAGTTAATACTTAAAACTCCATCGATAAATCAGATATCTATATTTAATAGATCGTATTATCCAACTAGGAAAAATGGATTATCCTATGGCGTACTATTTTGTAATACTATATCCTATCCCGCATCATATCAGTCGGACTCGGACTCGGGCCAGATGTTCGGACATAAAAAATCTATTACCATATCCTATGAAAGCTAATTAATTTGGAAACAATTTTGATCGAGAATTATCCTAACCACTTTCACCTTGAGTCATGTGCAAGCCGATTTTGTATGCAAAACATCACTTTCTAGAAGTAGCGCGGCTACAACCCTGCGAGCCTAGGTGAGTGCCTCTTGTTCTAATGGTAAATGTTCATTGATGCATAGAGAAGTGGTAGTAGAATACAAGTACGAATTTCTTTGGGGAACTCTAATCGGGATGGCCGTGCCTAAATCTTGTTGATTTTCGATGATTGGGCTAGCTCCATCACTAATTTTAGGAAAAGAATATGAGACCAGGTCTTACGGGCTAGCATGTGAGACCCActctgatggatgacacgtggtatttacaaatcacaaagcatctaccccATCCCACTTGAAATCAAAGAGGAAGAGATTAGATGCTTTATGATTTGTGAAtgtcacgtgtcatccatcaggatggatCTCACCTGCTagcccgtgagacctggtctcatataatttttccaCTACTTTCAACCTTTCTACTGGCATGCAAAATGGATAGGGAAACACTTCCTATCTATAGTCTCATAGGAAGCAGTCGTTGGACTGCTCTTGCACCCTTGATTCATGTTTGATCTCAGGACCCAGATAACCTCCCTCCCCATGTTGCTAACCTCCTTTTCTCCATGCAACCAAATCCCGGTAATCCCTCATCTCTTTCCTGTATCCCTATTCCCTAATTAACCGCACCCCATTCCTTTCGATCGCGCCTGACGCCTCCTCGCGGCCGAGCTTGGCATCCACCACATCACTTCTGTTTTCTCTGTCGGTGTCACTCATATTTCTCTACCAGCGTCGTCATGCTTGATCCCCTGGGCCGCCCTTTTTGATGCGCCCCAATCCGTTGTGCTAGTGCGACATTGCTGACCTAATTAACCATGATTCCCAACAGTAGAGGCCACATTTTCAGGTCCCATCGTGCATTGGCCCTTCTTCGCAGCATCGATAATACACACAAAACTGTAAGAAATCATCCCTCTCATGCTCTCCTTTGCCCTGGCATCTATTTCATCCATTTTCTTGGCAAGTACTCAATTGAATCTGTAAAATACAAACAATTGTACCAGCAGATTGCATTTTATTAATACCATTTTCTGTTGATATCATGTGATTTCCCACCATGCCGTATGTATAAGCTCACAAAGTTACCAATTAATTCCAGTGAAATTGGTATATTGATCACCTAAACATGCACATACATGTTGGCGACTAATTTTGCAAATTTATATGCTCCCATTTATGGTGCCATGTTGATATAGCACTAATTTCTTGGTTCGAAACACCCATGTTTTTTATGTGTACTACATAGCTTCTTTGGTCTATATAGTTTGCAACCATAGAAAGTTGTTCTCATTGTTAGTAGTACCAGGGCGGAGAGAATGCAATTGCAACTATCCTCTTGAGCCTGCTCAGTTTAGAGTATAATTAACCTGACAAAATCACCAATTAATTCACATGAAATTTGTTTTGTAGAACGTATAATGGTGCACCCACATATTGGTGGAAAGATTTGGTCATCTATAATTTTAAAAATTCTATGCTTCCACAAGATATAAGTTGTGTTGAAATTGCATTAACTATATGCTTCCAAAAAAGTGCATGCTTCTTACCCCTTTCAAAAAGTTAAGGTTGCAGCATACTTCCACTGCTTCTTATATTTGTCTCGATAGTGAATACATAATTTTGCTTCAACCACCACCGACTATGCTTCCTCGCAAGCCACCGAGATAGATGTTATTTCAAGAGCATTGGAATAGACCGTAGTATTAAATGAAGGTTGCAACATGCTTCCAGCGTTCCACTGCTTCTTATATTATTTTCGGGCGTACACAAATTTCTTTGACCACCATCGACCACACTCCATTATTTATCACTTCCTTCTTGTGTTAGTCATGTTTGCTTCTACCACTAAAAGTATGTGCTTCCTTTATTTCTCATATACATGTTGCACACAGAACCATGTTATCATCTGTGTCAGCTTTTTGGTAGGACTGCTTCATCGTTTCTCACATATGTTTCCATGATTTTCTACTCATCCATGTTGCTTGTACACGTACAATGTTATGACTACGCCAATTTTTCAGTAATGTGCAATATGTGAGGGAGGAATGCTACCATACTTTGTGCTTGATGTATTTTTTACCAGCATTAACACATATGTTTTGTGTTCATATATCAGTGATATACATTTTTGTTTCTCACATATGTTACTAGGCCGTGAACTTTTGATTCAACCAATGTTAGAGTATTCTTCAACTGCCATTAAAGTTCCTTCTCTGGTAAATTGTACCGACATTTTGCTTCCTTTAGAGATTTTATGTTTTGACCTACGTTTGTGTGTGCTTCATTGCTTGTCTCTTCTCATGGGTGCTTTCATTGTACAGACATTTTGATACACTCATTTCGAGCCGTGCTTGTTCATTTCCCACACAATCTGGATGATTTTATAGTGAAGTTGAGTCCAGTGAGGGTGGTGTTTTTCTAGCGGTAGTGACGATGGTACTAAAATGTTGCACTCGTTGCTGGCTACCTTATCGACGAAAGGCTGGACAAGAGTACTTTTTTTGTAATAGTAATTTTGTTGTTCTAAATAGAGTTGTAAATTATTGTTCATATAGTTTGAAATTTGTTTCGATGGTTCATGCTTCTCTTTGTGCTCCCACGTGATTTTTGTGTGCAAAGCACATATTTGTGTCACCGCAGAAGTTGTTTCCTCACGCCAATTTTTCTTCGAAGGCACTTAAACCATGATAACGTAGGATAGAAATATTATTTTTGTTGCTCACAAAAAATGTATCATCACGTGAGTTACTTGCTTCGATCACACAATAATAATGATGATTTCATCCACTAAACAGAATGTTTCTGTCAACTGAGCCTAGCTCAAGTGGTTAGATTCTTTGTGGTGGAATAAACCCATtagggttcaagtcctagacttggcatcggtgctcgcatttttctggatttatttcatgTTTTTCGGCGATCTTTGTTCAGTAGGAGGAGACGTTCTTGTCGACTACGAAGATGCCTATGATGACTTTGTTAACTTCAAGATGATATGTTGTCTcaatctctcgaaggtgctcataaagATAGGGTGTGCGTGCATTCGTAGAGGTGTGCATGTGTGCATATGAATGAGTCTCTGCATGTATTAAAAAAAGGAATGTTTCCTTTGGACGGAAAACATATTACCATCACACGAGGAAGCAGTCAATTAACGCTACAGTCCAGCAAATCAGGCGCGAGGATTTTTACCGGTAGATCGGACGATGCACGTGTTCTTGATCAAACAGCCACTGACTGGTCTGATGGGAAGTAAAAAACCAGCCCTAGTGCTTCCCAAAAGGATATGATGAAAAAGACGGCATTTTTCATTGTTTTGACCTTCTCAGCAAATCTTAGCATAAAATAAATTCCATCAAAAACTATTTCACGATCTGACCTTTTTGATAACGTCACAAACCGTGGCGTTTCTTTTTTATTTAGAAACACCAAACTAGCTCGCGTTACTCCTCTTTGTAAATAATTGGCAAATCTGAGTAAACTAGTGAAACGCTACTAGTATTGGCGTTTGGCACTTGGGCAGCAACGCCATGGGGCTTGGCGTTTCCAACAACGCCTTACGCTGTGGCGTTTCTGTCCTGCCACGCAGTGTCTCGATCAGGCCAGCAACGCAAGCTAGGTTCTTGTTTATGTATAGTGCAGCAACGCCCCGATCTATGGCGTTTCTGAAGTGGGTCAAATTTTAAAAttagtttttgaaagagttcattTTGTGCTAAGATTTACTTAGATGGTCAGATCAGTGAAAAAGGCCGAAAAAGACGCACAAACGGGGCATGCAGTGTGTGAGTGTACTAAGCAAGTTGGCAGGTAGCATGCATATTGAATGTTTCTAATTAATTAATCTGTGTGAAGTTCGCGAGTTTATGagtgttttgttttcttcttttgttgAGCACGCCTTGAGTGGTGCTTGAGCAATTGAACCCGCAATCCTAAAGTTACGAGTCTTATAAGCTACCAAACTGCACTATATCTTAAACTAAAGGGAGGTAACTAGTGGATAAAAGAGGATTGGATACGCCTATATACCATATTTATATAAATAGAATAGTCTTTTATACAAAATGGTAAAGAGGGATCCTGTATGATTATCAATTTCAGAAATCCATACAAATACGAAAGTGTATTTTCTTCTTACCAACTAGATCTTCTTACACCCAGTAATGTATAGATATCTTCTATGGATTTCTTCCTAGGTATCACATGTGCGTAAGTGTGTTAGAGGTGTTTACATGTGGACCAACCGTACACAATGCCACTGGCAATGGTACGATAGGTGAGAATATGAACTGACCTAAGCAAGACTCTATAGAGGCGATTGTCCAAAAAAAAAGGACTCTTTAGAGGGGAAGTAAATGAAAACAAAGAGGGCTTTTTGGGGCCCCAGTAAATGAAGGAGTTGTTGCAGGTTATCAACTGGTTTGAGTTTTACCACGAACATTGCCTTGTAAATAAAAACTAACCActatttttcgaaaaaaaaatatatttttaaaggCAGCCTGCACAAATAAACACAAAGTTCTTTCTATTTCTCATCCATGTTCTCCTCGTTTTTTATTTTGCATTGCTAGGGCCATTTTAGCATTGCTAGGGCATCTACTGGACTAGGCAAATTTGGCCCTTCAAATGTCCGCGGCAAGTCCGGTCAGTGTCCGGGCATGCCCATTTTAAGTCTCTATTTGTCCATGCAAACACTCATTCTCCCCATTTTTTTGCTTATATGTTCGGTCACATGCGTATGATTAATGAGGATGAAGAGGGTAGAAAAAATGAATGAAGAAAGAGAAAATATGATTTAGGATGGGCCAAATCATGCATGGCACACTTCCCGACACACCCGAGCCTATATCCTCCCCATATATTGGCTGAGTATGAGTGTTTGCGGACTGCCCAGACATAAGACAAAGTGTGCGGGGAAGGGGGGAAAGTTTGGTTAGGTCATATTTTTCCTTCTTCTCTCCTGTCCAAATAATGACAGGGCTGCCCGCCTCAACGTCGGGAGAATTTGGAGGGACCGGCCATAGATGCTATCAATTGCTCGGATCCCCTTGAATATCTGGTCGGTCAGATAGTCCGGACCACATGTGTGTCCAGGACGTCCACACTCACGGTGATAGGGGATTTGCCTGGTGGAGAGAACAGAAGAAAATGCATTCCATCGCTGCAAGTTGTCGCTGGCCAGCTAATAGACATAAATGGAAATGAACTCCTCCTGGTCAACATGTGGGTCGGATGCAATTATTGGTGTGTGGTATTGTAACCACTCTGCATTTCTGAAATCAGATATACATGATTGCTCGTGTATaccctctgtttctttttagtccACATATAAAATTTGTCTTAATTCAAATTTCTTAAAGTTTGACCAATATTATATGAAAAAATACCAACATCCATGATatcaaatcaatatcattagatgcatcatgaCATTAATGTTCATATTGTATATCTATCggattgtagatgttgatattttttaatataaaatataaatttagtcaaattttatgaagtttgataTAAGACAAATCTTATAttcggagtaaaaagaaacggaggaaaTACATACTGCGCACATCTCAGAGGAGCGCGAGGTACATACGTATACCATCCCCGCTTGGCACCATGACCTATTGGGCATTTTTGGCTAGTTAGTAGCCTATTTTCGAACATGTTACCATGTGGTAAACTTGGTACCCATACAATGGCAACATCATAAATTATTGGGTGGAACTTATGTTTCAGCAAACTTTTTTGCACTCTTTTATTACCACATAACTAATTAACATTCTAGGCACCAGCCCTTTTGTAACAAGTTACCACGTGGTAACTTTGATACCGATAAACTAGTCATAAATCATTATTTTTTTGAGTCGGGGTCATATGTTATTAATCTTTTTTTTACATATGCTATTAATCGGACTGATATTCGGATTCTCATCTGAACGAATCGAACACGTCTTAGTGTCCCCATCCGTTAATGCATGTCGTTTTAGAAGTGAGCACAATAGTCTCGACATTCATAAATAGATGTCGTTTTAGAAATAAGCACAATCTTCAACATGCATTACAATATATAAACGATATCTTCTTAACAAATCTAATATTATCTTCATCTATCCAGAAAATCCAATCATAATATTTCCTATGGTTGCCTATTTCTCAAAGCAAAGTGGGACAATCATTTCTAAGTCAACACTAAGAACataaccacccaatcataccatcGAGATTCGCATAAGTATAAAAGCACGATGAGTTATATTGATCGGACGTTTATGCTGATAAATAAATATTTGTGAGTCCACTGTGATGTAGCCATTGTGAGTCAAATTGATGAAGTTTGATAACGCATGCACAGTATAGGAGTAGGCTTTGTACCAACAATCGTCAAACACAGCTGCCGAGTCTTATATTTACAAGTATACGTGTTCCTTTTTGAAATGTGTTTGGGCATATCCAACGCACAGACTTTGAAACCGCATGCAACCGTCCGGACCGTGTGTGTTTTGCCATTCAatgcggtcgggggggggggggggggggggggggcagaccaCTGCCACACCCACTTCTGACTGCCTTGACTGTTCTCCCACGCCCGTGCCCTTAACCATCCGAAGTGATCAACGTAGGCCAACCAGGAGTACGGCCTTCGCCCCCTTGACGAGCACCGGCGCGCAGAGGAGCAACTCAGCATCGGCCCGGCCATCGCGCCAGACGTGGATGTGGCCAAGCAGGAGGCGTTGCTCGAATCCTATTGCTCCGCTCGCGACATCCGCCGCAACTACTGGCGGAGCTAGAGCGACGCCTTCAAGGAGATCGACGAGGCGACAGATGAAGTCTATAGCAAGAGCGAGAACGAGGACGACGTCGCAAGCTCCGTCATGCCCGTACcctgccgccacgaccacgaagccggcacgtTCGCGGGTGCCGCCCAcaacgaggaagagtagagcaTGGGAGGTCACCGGTGCTCggttcccaggaaggccaccgctcatTGACTCCCGCTCAAGTCAAGCTTACCGGGCTCAAATCGTTGGCCGATTAGCTGCTTGCAGGCTGCACAAGCGCAACttcagttctcggggctcatgTCCTCCCGGACATGGGGAACGGGCGTCAACAGTCATTTAGACTAGGTTTAGAGCACTTTTAAGTCCAAGTATGTCCAAATGTAATGAGTTTGTTTCGGTTTAGATGAAAACATCCAGTTTTATGGAAAAATTATCCAAGTATGAATGACTATCATCCGATTTGTTTAAATATGCATCAAATTTGTTTAACTTCGTTAAATTTCTTCCGAAATATGACCAGAGATATTCAAATAGTTTTGGGCCGCCGGCTCTCGCGTCAGTGTCTGTGGATTGGTCCTCCCAATTCACATACGGATGCGGTGTCTGATTTAGGGGTTGCGGTTGGAGATGGCATTAGGACTCCATCAACGATGCATGCATGGGTGGAGCGTACTCCCTGCGCATAGCACTGTTTGATCGCGAGGTGCTCGTGCCGCGCGGTCCATGCGGGCCTATCGTTTTCATAAGATCTTACTATGTCAGCGATGCAAGCGCGTAATAATACTACTGCCAGCCCTGACAACAGTGTGGTTGCGATCTTAATTAACGGTAGCAACACCGGACCAGCAATAGTGCAGTTGTACGAAAGAGACTCGCATTTGACAAACTTACGTGGAATTCGCGGTTCACGAGCATGCCGACGGCGCTGAAGGCCGTGGCCGTGATCCCGATGACCATCTGGATCTCCAAGACGAGCGTGTACGTGACCGGCGCGCCGGCGCGAGCCGCGTGCTGCGCCTGGCTGAGCTCCATGAGGGGCAGCACGAGGCCGTACATCGCCGCGGACCCGAGCGTCATGGCGAACCCGGCGTAGTACTGCGCCCGGGACACCCCCGCGGGGCGGTCCCCTCCGCCGTTCAGCCCCAGCATGGCTGCGCCCACGacgagcagcaccaccgcgttcacGGAGAAGGCGGTGAACCGATGGCGCATCACCACCAGCGCGAACACGGCCGTGAAGGCCAGCTGCGTGGAGACGAGGATGGAGGAGGTGGACACCGGGAGATAAGCCAGCCCGTACGCGTAGAGGAAGTCGATGACCCCGATCACGAGGCCGATGGCGACGGTGGCCGCCAGGAGGCGGCCCGACATGAGGGAGAGCGGAGCGGCCTCCGTGGCGCTCTCctcgcgctggcggcggcggcgggagaagAAGGAGACGCAGAGCGGCGGGAGAAGGAGCGGCCACGCGGCGGTCTGGAGGAGGCAGGTGAGCCACTTGCGCGAGCCGCCGTGGAGGAAGTAGGCGCGAAACAGGAGCGGGCCAGACACCGTGCCGACGGCCATGAGGAGGAAGTTGACGACGACGACGGGGTTGCGGTAGAGTGGTTTAGCGCTGGCGCCGGCCCGCTGCTCCGAACCGCCGCCATTGTATGCTTGCTGCTGCGGGCTCAGCGGTGTCGCTTCTATCTCCATGAGATGAGACGGCCGGCCGAGTGATTGTTTGCTGTGGCCAAAAGCACGCACACGAACAAACCTTTTCCTCACTCGGCTCAACTGCCCATATACGTGCCTTATGCATAGGGTCTTATAGGGATCTGGTGATTACGGGTACGATGCCCGAGAATTCGTTCCTGAGCGCGAGCTCAGGTGGTCCAGATATGTGAGTGTTTCAATCCTCTCGAGAGTAGTCTTCTGTATTGCAGTGTAATCTAATTGGTCCCGCGCTCTAATCATAGAAGGTAATGCTAAACTCATCCCGGTGCCGAGCTGGAGGTGATGGACCCGAAATTTCCTGGGCCGACCTGGACTAAGAGCGTCTCCACTCGTCCTCCAACGGGCTCCCCAGAACCCTTTTTTACCGAAAAGAATTCTACGAGACTAGGTCTCACGTGAGACCCATCCTGATATATGACAAGTGGCATTCACAAATCTTAAAGCATCCTCACCCCTCACTTAAAATCAGGGGAGAGAGAGATTAgatactttgtgatttgtgaatgccacatgtcatccatcaggacgggtctcacctgctaatcgggagacctggtctcatataatttttttcccttttttacCACCGACGTCTAAAAATCAGTTCAGTCGCGTCCTCAGTAGTCTAAATTTCGCCGGTTAAAGTCAAAATTGACGCCGGCGGACTCAGGCCGAACCCGGCAAGCTGGgagcgcccgggggcgccgggggaaGCATTTTTTGCGCGAAAGCCCCGCGGGTCCGCCGAGTCAGCGACCAGTCACATCTCGTCTTCCTAATCGCCTCGTTTCctgcggggaatcaatgccaaggccgCCGCCGGTCAGCCTTTCATTGATTccccacgggcggcgcagtgaaggcccgACGACGCGTCGTCCCCCTCCTGCCATGCGTACACACACGTTTGCCGCCCCCCGGCGGCTATAAAAAGCCACCACCCTCCTCGCCGGTGGTCACACTCACCTTCACCCGCAGTTCCTCTCTCCTCGCCACCCCCCATcccgtctccccccccccccaagaccaGCCACCGAGTCATCCTCCCGATTGGCGAGCGGTTCCCCGGCGACGGTgcagcggccaacggcttcggccgccgcaccCTGCGTGAGTGGGAGGCGCACCTCCTCCACCAGGCCAACTACCCGGCGCCGCCTGACATGCGCGCgccggggcggtggaggctcagcACCGGAGGCGTCCCAGTCCCCCTGCAGCCCGACGCCAAGCATCCCGCCTACTTCCATGATGAGATCGAGCGCGTCCGGGCCTCCTTGCCGGAGGAGGTGCGCGGCAGCCCGAAGTATGCCGTCGACAACCACGTCAGCTATGCGGCGTACTTCCAACGCCGTCACAAGGAGCAGCTCGCCTCCACCAACAACGCGCCAGTGAGGGGGCGCCAcaacgccgccggccgccgcctgtggtggggcatCCCCGGGGGGACGCTACACTTCGTCCTCGAGCACCTCGAGGGTGGCAACCAACCACCG encodes the following:
- the LOC123104035 gene encoding purine permease 3; the encoded protein is MEIEATPLSPQQQAYNGGGSEQRAGASAKPLYRNPVVVVNFLLMAVGTVSGPLLFRAYFLHGGSRKWLTCLLQTAAWPLLLPPLCVSFFSRRRRQREESATEAAPLSLMSGRLLAATVAIGLVIGVIDFLYAYGLAYLPVSTSSILVSTQLAFTAVFALVVMRHRFTAFSVNAVVLLVVGAAMLGLNGGGDRPAGVSRAQYYAGFAMTLGSAAMYGLVLPLMELSQAQHAARAGAPVTYTLVLEIQMVIGITATAFSAVGMLVNREFHEIPDEARRFDLGEAGYYFMLVSSATAFQCYFIGTIGAIFYGSALLAGVIMTLLISVTEVFAILFFHELFNGTKGVALAISIWGFISYFYGEIRTNKQQSNMSTDKEHLGP